Part of the Arachis hypogaea cultivar Tifrunner chromosome 6, arahy.Tifrunner.gnm2.J5K5, whole genome shotgun sequence genome, TCGAGCGTGGCAAAGATGAGAAAGCCAAGCAAGAGCTGATCAAGATTAGAGGAACCAGTGACGTGGACGAAGAGTTCAAGGACCTTGTTGAGGCGAGTGAATCGTCCATGGCAGTGAAACACCCATGGGCCACTCTGTTGAAGAGGCATTATAGGCCTCAGCTTGTGATGGCTATAGCCATTCCTTTCTTCCAGCAACTCACTGGCATGAACGTCATTACTTTCTATGCTCCTGTTTTGTTCAGAACCATTGGTTTTGGCAGCAACGCTTCTCTTATGTCTTCCATGATCACCGGTGGCTTTAATGCGCTTGCTACCTTTGTTTCAATTTTTACCGTTGACAAAGTTGGAAGGCGCAAGCTCTTTCTCGAAGGCGGTGCTCAGATGTTTATCTGTCAGATTGTGATAACCGCCGCGATAGCAAGTAAATTTGGAGTGGATGGAAACCCCGGAATCTTGCCAAAATGGTATGCGTTCCTTGTGGTGGGATTTATATGCATCTATGTCATGGGATTTGCATGGTCATGGGGTCCTCTTGGATGGTTGGTTCCTAGCGAGATATTTCCCCTTGAAGTCAGATCTGCAGCTCAGAGTATTAATGTGTCCGTCAATATGATTTTCACATTTGCAATTGCTCAAGTATTCACCTCCATGCTCTGCCACATGAAATTTGGCCTCTtcatcttctttgctttctttgttttggTCATGAGCGGTTTTATTCATAAGTTTCTTCCCGAGACTAAGGGAGTTCCCATCGAAGAGATGTCTGTTGTGTGGCAGAACCATTCTTTTTGGAAGAAATTTGTCAAGTCTGCAAGCGAAGAAGCTAATGCCAAGGTCGATAACTCGTGTTGATTAAGACAGTTTCCATTTTAATTAGGAACCAAAAGTGATTTAGACTCTATTGTTTTTTTaagtttcttttttctattttagtaAACAATTCACTTGTTATTAAGTTTTTGTTTAGAATTTGGTTTAGTCGAATACATTTTTTTCTGTTCTTCTTCAAATTTTAATAGTTTTACTTAATGAGATTATTAAATGTTCTTCTCACGCAATTTCATATCTTAAGTTGTTGTCTACTTTTCAGCGTTAATaagaattaataactaaaaaaaatataaaattttatatcttaaTTTGTTTGATGCTATTTTAAAAAACGTATGACACAATATTACTAGTAGCTTGTTTGTTCAAAAACCACCATGAATGTTCAGAGGCTCTGAAATTGCAGCTAAGAGACATTAACATGGTGAGTTAAGtcatttatttatgaaaattggGTTTTGTTTCTAGTAATGGGGAGAGGAGTTCTGATGGATATGTGGTTAGATGTGAATATGATTTATGATTGGACACTACAATGTTATAGCTAACTTCACTTATTGTGATACTAGCTTTAATTATAAATGTGATTTATGAAAGAGTTAGGTTATTTACAAGAAAAAGATTGAGATTCGGTGTTGCTATTTGCTACTACTAGTATTTATCTTTGAGCCAGTTGATTTTTACCGTTATAGAAGTTCTTCAACTAAGGGAAAACGGAAGAATATTAATCAAGAATGTAGTAATCAAGCAAGTTGTCATAAAAATTTTACTCATGCTATGTTTCAATATGCCAAATTCATAGTTTCCTACCATTTATGTTATTAGCAAATTGTTATTCCCATCTATATTAATGGTTTATATGAAATTATGACCATATACAGTTTTAGTTGTTTTGAAAACCTTGTTGAATCAGATTTTGCATTCGCTTTGTTTGTAACTAGGTAAAGAAGAGAATTATTTTCCAAAACAGCCAATATAATTTCAAGAATTCAATGTCAACAAACCAGCCAATCTAATTCATTCATATACTTGCTTTTATAACATGTTCACAAATACAAACAAATGCTCCTATTACAATGTAAAACACAACACTATAACTTAATATGTAGTTCCTTTTGCTTCCAAGAGTTTCTGTGATGCATAAGCTATATATCCACTAGCTTTCTCACTTGTATATCTTTAGCTTCTTTGGCTTTCTCACTGGTGTGCTCAATGAGGCTTGGATGTCTCGGAGTAGATGATAGTATATGTAGCAGATCTGTTCAGCAAAAGAGAGGAAATAAATTGAACCTATCAATAAACTAGTAGCAAATTCAAACAGCAAGGGTAGATTTTGATTTTCAACTTTTCACCAGTTAATACACAGTTTAAAAGATGGAAAGTAACAGTTAAGAAGTCAAGCAAGTAAACATACGCTGGCCTAAGCTCTGGATTTTTCCGCAGCATACTCTTGACAAGCCCTCGACTTGAAGAAGAAATATACATTGTCattgtaagtgaaattctatatcatcatttaattttaatgaaaGGTAATATCAAATAAATTGAATGCTGCAGACATGCTTTATACAAATTAGAGAACTTCAATTCTAATCCAAAATAGCTTGAAGTTTGATTGTAGGATATCAGCAAAAGAGAATCAAAAGCATCATAGTTAAATAGAACACAAGTAGAAGAATGCAAAGGCATAATAGTTAAATTGAGTTGATTAAATTCAAGTTCAGCTAACAAAATTGTAATGAaacaaaattatcttttttttagctCTCAGTGACATAATTGCAAATATCTGGCAGAGTAAAAGAATTGCAAGCAATTTTGGTTcttgaaaaacaatgaaaaacagCAAACACATGACTAGGTTATGTGCTCCAAAACTCAATCACCAATTCACCATCTAACCTTCATTTTCTCCCCTTAAATTTCAAACACCACAAACTCAAAAGCACTCACTGTGGAAAACAACTTTTCAACTTGTGACCTTATGCAAACTTAACAACGATGTTAACTACCTCAGATCAGTGTCATCACCAAATCATCAGAAATTTGGTGTCAAAAACATCGTAATCATCAACTTACATACCTTATTCGGAGGGTAGCCCCTGTTTCCAGCATCAATAGCAACCAATTTGCTCTTATTTAGTATCCCCTGCAACCAACAGAagaaagtgagagagagagagagaaagagagagacagAGATCGAAAGTGAAAGAGAgacagagggagagagagaaccGTATGCGAAGCACTGGAGAAGCGGTGGCAAAGCTTCCTCGTCGACGGCGAACTCGATGCCAAGCAAGAGAGTGACGCCGGAGAAATGGGTTGAACTGACGGGAGACAATGGGGATTGAGAAAGGAGGAAGGGGAAATGGTTGTTTGGAGGATTGGGTGAGcgtttcatttttgttttttcttttaatatgcaGGAATAACTtgatcattttatttattttgaactaaataaaataaaaggttaTGATTGTTAGGTAACCaataattttcttaataatttagttagatattttttaaaagttgtaca contains:
- the LOC112755803 gene encoding sugar carrier protein C-like, which translates into the protein MAGGVIGKGSGNGKQYPGKLTFRVFVTCMVAAFGGLIFGYDLGISGGVTSMDPFLKKFFPDVYAKEMNMKPSDNQYCRFDSQVLTLFTSSLYLAALVASLFASSITRIFGRRLTMLSGGILFLVGAGFNAFAQKVWMLIVGRMLLGFGIGCANQSVPIYVSEVAPYKYRGALNMMFQLAITIGIFVANVLNYFFAKMENGEGWRYSLGFAAVPAVMIIIGAIFLPDSPSSLIERGKDEKAKQELIKIRGTSDVDEEFKDLVEASESSMAVKHPWATLLKRHYRPQLVMAIAIPFFQQLTGMNVITFYAPVLFRTIGFGSNASLMSSMITGGFNALATFVSIFTVDKVGRRKLFLEGGAQMFICQIVITAAIASKFGVDGNPGILPKWYAFLVVGFICIYVMGFAWSWGPLGWLVPSEIFPLEVRSAAQSINVSVNMIFTFAIAQVFTSMLCHMKFGLFIFFAFFVLVMSGFIHKFLPETKGVPIEEMSVVWQNHSFWKKFVKSASEEANAKVDNSC